In the Thermodesulfobacteriota bacterium genome, one interval contains:
- a CDS encoding ATP-dependent helicase has product MKKYILYKDTSPKKISIDYEKDLNEEQLRVVNHKEGPVLVIAGAGSGKTRVVTYRVARLLEDGVPPHNILLLTFTNKAAREMLHRVEHLLKIDTRSIWGGTFHHIGNMILRIHSDLLGLDKDFTIFDNEDAKDLIEIVLKEMGLSGKGYPFPKGTVLKEIFSYAINTLSSIEEAILERYPYLYHLKDEIVEVYENYSKKKKKTKAVDFDDLLYLWHKILKDHEDLRKYYAKKFAYILVDEYQDTNKIQAEIIDFMGLINRNVMVVGDDAQSIYSFRGANFRNIFDFPKRYEDCTVYKLETNYRSTPEILNFANESISHNLRQFKKVLKSVKRSGLIPVVTGLKDVVQQAEFVAQRILELKDEGIPFNEIAVLYRAHYHSMEIQMELTRRDIPFEVRSGLKFFEQAHIKDVVSFLRVCVNEKDEISWKRLLKIFPRVGKKTAEQIFDYISSYERPVDLFIEKRIGEKLKKIPKETIELWSELFRDLRDLKSKEAPSEMINAVIRKIYGEYLKYNYPDYESRLDDLEQLSNFASKYYSVETFLSELSLMSGLHGEESIYPGSDEERVILSTIHQAKGLEWRVVFVVWCVEGRFPNSKSMDEEAIEEERRLFYVACTRAMDELYVCYPMTYYEKAIGYVILRPSRFITELNPSVYEEWDVSESF; this is encoded by the coding sequence ATGAAGAAATACATCCTTTACAAAGATACTTCTCCAAAAAAAATTTCGATAGACTATGAAAAAGATCTAAACGAAGAGCAGCTAAGGGTTGTCAACCATAAAGAAGGACCCGTTCTTGTTATCGCTGGTGCAGGAAGCGGAAAAACAAGGGTAGTTACCTATCGGGTGGCGCGACTTTTAGAAGACGGTGTTCCTCCCCATAATATTTTGCTTTTAACCTTCACGAACAAAGCCGCGAGGGAGATGCTCCACAGGGTTGAACATCTCCTAAAGATAGACACTAGATCAATTTGGGGTGGCACTTTTCATCACATAGGTAATATGATCCTTAGGATTCATTCGGACCTTTTGGGTTTGGATAAGGATTTTACAATTTTCGACAACGAGGACGCTAAAGATCTTATAGAGATAGTGCTCAAAGAGATGGGTCTTTCGGGAAAGGGGTACCCTTTTCCTAAGGGGACCGTCCTAAAAGAGATATTTAGTTACGCGATAAACACATTAAGTTCAATAGAGGAGGCTATTCTTGAAAGATACCCCTACCTCTACCACCTAAAGGACGAGATCGTAGAAGTTTATGAGAACTATTCGAAAAAGAAGAAAAAGACTAAGGCTGTCGATTTCGATGATTTACTTTACCTATGGCATAAGATCCTAAAAGATCACGAGGACTTAAGAAAATATTATGCAAAGAAATTCGCCTACATTCTCGTGGATGAATATCAGGACACGAATAAGATCCAGGCAGAGATAATAGACTTTATGGGCCTAATAAACAGGAATGTCATGGTTGTTGGAGACGATGCTCAAAGCATCTATTCCTTCAGAGGGGCCAATTTCAGAAACATCTTTGATTTTCCAAAAAGATACGAGGACTGCACGGTCTACAAACTGGAGACGAATTACAGAAGTACGCCAGAAATACTTAACTTCGCTAATGAATCAATCTCTCACAACCTAAGACAATTCAAAAAAGTCCTAAAAAGTGTTAAAAGGTCAGGTCTCATACCTGTTGTTACAGGACTGAAAGATGTTGTACAGCAGGCAGAATTTGTGGCGCAAAGGATACTCGAACTCAAAGACGAGGGGATACCGTTTAATGAGATTGCCGTTCTTTACAGAGCACATTACCATTCGATGGAGATCCAGATGGAGTTGACGAGGCGTGATATACCGTTTGAGGTAAGAAGTGGACTTAAGTTCTTTGAACAGGCCCACATAAAGGACGTAGTCTCGTTCCTTAGGGTTTGTGTAAACGAAAAAGATGAGATTTCGTGGAAAAGGCTTTTAAAGATATTCCCAAGAGTTGGTAAAAAAACGGCTGAACAAATCTTCGACTACATCTCCTCTTACGAAAGACCCGTTGACCTCTTCATAGAAAAAAGGATAGGAGAGAAATTAAAGAAGATCCCAAAAGAAACGATAGAACTCTGGTCAGAACTATTTAGGGATCTTCGCGATCTCAAAAGTAAAGAGGCCCCTTCCGAGATGATAAATGCCGTTATACGAAAGATCTACGGAGAGTATTTGAAGTACAACTATCCAGACTACGAATCGAGACTAGACGATCTTGAACAGCTTTCAAACTTTGCGAGTAAGTATTACTCGGTTGAGACTTTTCTCTCAGAACTCTCCCTCATGAGTGGACTACATGGTGAAGAATCCATATACCCCGGATCAGATGAGGAAAGGGTTATTCTTAGCACAATCCATCAAGCCAAAGGTCTCGAATGGAGGGTGGTATTCGTCGTTTGGTGTGTGGAGGGAAGGTTTCCGAATTCTAAGTCAATGGATGAGGAGGCTATAGAAGAGGAAAGGAGACTTTTTTACGTTGCCTGTACAAGGGCCATGGATGAACTTTACGTTTGCTATCCCATGACGTACTATGAGAAGGCTATTGGATATGTGATATTAAGACCTTCCAGATTCATAACAGAACTCAATCCTTCTGTCTATGAAGAGTGGGATGTTTCTGAGAGTTTCTAA
- a CDS encoding MFS transporter, whose translation MKGRKKRWLTFWILGIQYLLAYFQRVCPAVLAQELMETFKISATSMGMLSSTYFYTYGLMQVPCGFLNDSWGPKKTLTLFGIIAAISTIMFGLSDSFEMAIVFRTLVGLGVSVVFVTSMKILTEYFLPTEIGRVSGVLMTLGGLGWFLATFPLAYILEEIGFRTTFVLLGVIILSLTLLTFLIIEDFTQKRERSESQSLRSLFSDLKMILRDRHFIGIAFWFFIRGGALFGFFGLWAGPYLMETYSFTVVDSGNILSMIAFAMVTMGPVMGHISDKILKSRKKVLVYTSILNSLSWLTLLTFSKKLDAFSLFLIFFIMGTTVSSVGTIAVISIRERFPSEISGVSMGTINMFPFLGGVVFQPLLGYIVDISKNFGRTPFGPYEWVILVLFIGSLLALLSVSLCEETFKD comes from the coding sequence ATGAAAGGCAGGAAAAAAAGATGGCTCACCTTCTGGATCCTCGGAATACAGTATCTTCTGGCTTATTTCCAAAGGGTTTGTCCTGCTGTTTTAGCCCAGGAACTTATGGAAACTTTTAAAATCTCAGCCACCTCCATGGGCATGCTCTCTTCCACCTATTTTTACACCTACGGCCTTATGCAGGTGCCCTGCGGGTTTCTCAACGATTCATGGGGACCTAAAAAAACCCTCACACTCTTTGGGATCATAGCCGCCATCTCTACCATTATGTTTGGTCTATCAGACTCTTTCGAGATGGCTATCGTTTTTAGAACCCTTGTGGGTCTTGGGGTCTCCGTTGTCTTTGTAACTTCCATGAAGATCTTGACCGAATATTTTTTGCCCACCGAGATCGGTCGAGTCTCGGGAGTGCTTATGACCCTGGGCGGGCTTGGCTGGTTCTTGGCCACATTTCCCTTAGCCTACATTTTAGAGGAGATCGGGTTTAGAACGACTTTTGTTCTGCTTGGAGTGATCATTCTCTCTTTGACTTTACTTACCTTCTTAATAATCGAAGATTTTACGCAAAAAAGAGAAAGATCCGAATCTCAATCGCTAAGATCACTCTTTTCAGACCTAAAAATGATCCTGAGGGACCGGCATTTTATAGGTATCGCCTTTTGGTTCTTCATAAGAGGAGGTGCCCTCTTTGGATTTTTCGGTCTATGGGCTGGCCCCTATCTTATGGAGACGTACTCATTCACCGTTGTAGATTCGGGAAATATCCTCTCCATGATCGCTTTTGCCATGGTTACTATGGGTCCTGTGATGGGTCATATCTCTGATAAGATACTCAAGAGCAGAAAAAAAGTACTCGTTTATACGTCCATTCTTAACTCTCTTTCATGGCTCACCCTTCTTACTTTTTCAAAAAAGTTAGATGCCTTTTCACTGTTTCTCATCTTTTTCATTATGGGGACTACAGTAAGTTCCGTAGGTACCATTGCGGTAATCTCAATAAGAGAACGTTTTCCCTCCGAAATCTCTGGCGTATCGATGGGGACTATAAACATGTTCCCTTTTCTAGGTGGGGTAGTATTTCAACCCCTTTTGGGATACATTGTGGATATTTCGAAGAATTTCGGACGAACCCCGTTTGGTCCGTATGAGTGGGTGATCCTAGTTCTGTTTATAGGAAGTTTGCTTGCCCTCCTTAGTGTTTCACTGTGTGAGGAAACATTTAAGGACTAA
- the recR gene encoding recombination mediator RecR has protein sequence MAYPQVVEKLIENLTKLPGIGRKTATRLAFFLLNSKDDYVKDLAQSIVDIKEKIKLCSVCLNITDMEPCLICKDEKRDKSKICVVEEPAHVMVMEQAYPGVFTYHVLHGVINPLEGIGPENLRIQELIERVKNSKITEVVIATNLTLEGNTTAYYIADQLKEMNVKVTRIASGIPAGGDIVYADPQTIKNSLDNRRLIS, from the coding sequence ATGGCTTACCCGCAAGTAGTCGAAAAGTTGATCGAAAATTTAACAAAACTCCCAGGAATAGGAAGAAAGACTGCAACGAGACTCGCTTTTTTTCTTTTGAACTCCAAGGATGACTACGTTAAGGATCTCGCCCAAAGCATAGTCGACATCAAGGAAAAAATAAAACTCTGCTCCGTCTGCTTAAACATAACGGACATGGAGCCCTGTCTTATCTGTAAAGATGAGAAGAGGGACAAATCGAAAATATGTGTTGTTGAAGAACCTGCTCATGTTATGGTGATGGAGCAGGCTTATCCGGGCGTTTTTACCTACCACGTCCTGCATGGGGTAATAAACCCCTTAGAAGGCATAGGTCCTGAGAATTTAAGGATTCAAGAACTAATCGAAAGGGTAAAAAACTCAAAGATAACAGAGGTTGTCATCGCAACTAACCTTACGCTGGAAGGTAACACAACCGCATACTACATCGCAGACCAGCTAAAGGAGATGAATGTGAAAGTAACAAGGATTGCATCCGGTATTCCTGCAGGTGGCGATATAGTGTATGCGGACCCCCAGACCATAAAAAACTCGCTCGATAATCGAAGACTAATATCCTAA
- the fsa gene encoding fructose-6-phosphate aldolase, with protein sequence MKFFIDTANVDEIKKGIEMGLVDGVTTNPTLIAKEKKEPFALIREILSIVDGPVSLEVISENSQGMCEEAERLASFGPNVVIKIPMTEEGVKAVKYLSKKGIKTNVTLIFHPTQALIAAKAGATYVSPFIGRLDDISTRGMNIVRDIKKIFANYNFQTEIIVASVRNPIHVLEAALIGADIATIPYSVLRELIKHPLTDIGIQRFLKDWESIKKEKETN encoded by the coding sequence ATGAAATTCTTTATCGATACTGCAAATGTGGATGAAATAAAAAAAGGCATAGAGATGGGGCTTGTAGATGGGGTAACCACGAACCCGACCCTCATCGCAAAGGAAAAAAAGGAACCTTTCGCGTTAATCAGAGAGATTCTATCGATCGTCGATGGACCGGTAAGCCTAGAAGTGATATCAGAGAATAGCCAAGGAATGTGTGAAGAAGCGGAAAGACTCGCATCTTTTGGCCCGAACGTTGTCATAAAAATACCAATGACAGAAGAGGGAGTGAAAGCAGTAAAATACTTATCGAAAAAAGGCATAAAGACAAATGTTACGCTTATCTTCCATCCTACTCAGGCCCTTATCGCAGCAAAAGCCGGTGCAACTTACGTGAGCCCTTTTATAGGAAGGCTCGATGACATATCTACCAGGGGTATGAACATTGTAAGGGACATAAAAAAGATCTTTGCGAATTACAATTTTCAAACTGAGATTATAGTCGCAAGCGTGAGAAACCCGATTCACGTTCTTGAAGCAGCTCTTATCGGCGCAGACATCGCAACAATCCCCTATTCGGTCCTTAGAGAGCTAATCAAGCATCCATTAACCGATATAGGGATCCAGAGATTCTTAAAGGACTGGGAATCTATAAAGAAAGAGAAAGAGACAAATTAG
- the folK gene encoding 2-amino-4-hydroxy-6-hydroxymethyldihydropteridine diphosphokinase: MGIGSNLGDSRSLCLEAVRRLSKVSGFTLRKVSSLYITSPVGYYSQNDFVNMAVLGEYLGTPKDLLCEIKQIEKEMGRKEGPRWGPRTIDIDILLFGNLILEDDDLKIPHPELHRRRFAIIPLLEIEKDLLHPLFNKKLKDILLGIDRSQKVRFLERIDLSNLKGLESF, translated from the coding sequence TTGGGCATAGGTTCGAATTTAGGCGATTCGCGTAGCCTATGTTTGGAAGCCGTAAGAAGGCTGAGTAAAGTTTCTGGTTTTACTTTACGTAAAGTATCATCCCTTTACATCACATCTCCTGTAGGTTACTATTCACAGAACGATTTTGTGAACATGGCAGTACTGGGCGAGTATTTGGGAACACCTAAAGATTTGCTTTGCGAGATAAAACAGATTGAGAAAGAGATGGGCAGGAAGGAAGGTCCAAGATGGGGGCCCAGAACCATAGACATCGATATTCTCCTATTCGGGAATCTTATCCTTGAAGACGATGATCTTAAAATCCCGCATCCTGAACTCCACAGAAGGAGGTTCGCCATAATCCCCCTTCTGGAGATAGAAAAAGACCTACTCCATCCCCTTTTTAACAAAAAACTCAAGGATATCCTTTTGGGGATAGATAGATCCCAGAAGGTTCGTTTCCTCGAAAGGATAGATCTTTCAAACCTCAAAGGTTTGGAAAGTTTTTAG
- a CDS encoding class II aldolase/adducin family protein, protein MEKKERRIINEMRSIGRDLFLRGLVGSHSGNMSVLVDEEIYITRTKSMLGRLKREDIVRVPLVKLTEEVLKIASSEISVHLSIYKNTDAKAILHAHPPYAVILSLISEEIEVNPCDYEGKLILGSFHILSTEGLSKEERAERIAFSLQKSKAVVEKGHGSFAKGDSLEEAYMYTTSLESSSFFQYHLETLVKRRGR, encoded by the coding sequence ATGGAGAAGAAAGAAAGGCGAATAATAAATGAGATGAGGTCTATTGGAAGGGACCTTTTCTTAAGAGGTCTTGTCGGCTCCCACTCGGGTAATATGAGCGTCTTAGTTGATGAGGAGATCTATATAACTCGAACGAAATCGATGTTGGGAAGGCTAAAGAGAGAAGACATAGTAAGGGTACCTCTCGTTAAGTTAACGGAGGAGGTACTGAAAATAGCCTCTTCCGAAATTTCTGTCCATTTATCGATTTACAAAAATACAGATGCGAAAGCGATACTACATGCCCATCCGCCTTATGCAGTCATTTTATCCCTTATCTCGGAAGAAATCGAAGTGAATCCATGTGATTACGAGGGGAAACTAATTTTAGGATCTTTTCATATTTTGAGTACTGAAGGGCTAAGCAAAGAAGAAAGAGCAGAAAGGATCGCCTTTTCGTTGCAAAAAAGCAAAGCTGTCGTAGAAAAAGGACACGGAAGTTTTGCAAAAGGAGATAGCTTGGAGGAAGCTTACATGTACACGACAAGCCTTGAGTCTTCCTCCTTCTTTCAGTATCATTTAGAGACTCTAGTTAAACGGAGGGGCCGATGA
- the dnaX gene encoding DNA polymerase III subunit gamma/tau codes for MAYTVIARRWRPKKFEDIIGQPHIVTTIKNSIKFGRIGHAYLFTGPRGVGKTSLARILAKAVNCLDGPTPDPCDRCEVCVSINNGNFVDVHEIDAASTRRIDDIRELREMVKYAPLIARYKVYILDEAHMLTGEAKDAFLKTLEEPPGHNIFILATTEPQKIPQTIMSRCQRFDFRRILESEIIAKLKKICDQEGIPYEESALHYIGEEADGSLRDAESILDKAIAYGNGSVKEKEVIELLGIVEKRFIFELVDSLIKGDVLFGLTMIDDGLKKGYEASQIYKGLVGLLRKMLLTKLYHGKPDFIYVSDDEFQRIQSVISKIEYYEIQNMLNYLLVNEDLLKGSFPKIALEVLYINLYNLGKLRTIQKLLSPQEKASTLGKQNEERRTSYDRVTKEDFIGWVKEKDALLGKVLDLQDVEIEEGKITIFFDEALKIFAEDSSFVPGLVATYKEKTGKDVEIVLIEKKELKKNILDEYIREAERIFNLEEEP; via the coding sequence ATGGCTTACACAGTAATCGCAAGAAGATGGAGACCCAAAAAATTCGAAGATATAATAGGCCAACCTCACATCGTCACAACTATAAAAAACTCTATAAAATTCGGTAGGATCGGCCACGCCTATCTATTTACAGGACCTAGGGGTGTGGGAAAGACTTCCCTTGCGAGGATCCTGGCAAAGGCAGTGAACTGCTTGGATGGACCTACCCCTGATCCCTGTGACCGGTGTGAAGTTTGCGTATCCATAAATAACGGAAACTTTGTGGACGTACATGAAATAGATGCGGCCTCAACGAGAAGAATAGACGACATTCGGGAACTCAGAGAAATGGTCAAATACGCCCCACTTATCGCAAGGTACAAAGTTTATATTTTGGACGAAGCCCATATGCTTACAGGAGAGGCCAAGGATGCTTTTTTAAAAACGCTTGAGGAACCACCTGGCCATAACATATTCATCCTTGCAACTACAGAACCGCAAAAAATCCCTCAGACTATTATGTCTAGGTGTCAAAGGTTCGACTTTCGAAGAATCCTTGAGAGCGAAATAATAGCCAAGCTTAAAAAGATATGTGACCAAGAAGGGATTCCTTACGAGGAAAGTGCCCTTCACTACATAGGTGAAGAGGCAGACGGTAGTTTACGGGATGCGGAGTCTATCCTTGACAAAGCGATAGCATATGGCAATGGATCGGTCAAAGAAAAAGAAGTGATTGAGCTTTTGGGAATAGTAGAGAAGCGTTTCATTTTTGAGCTCGTCGATTCGTTGATAAAAGGGGATGTCCTTTTTGGACTCACCATGATCGACGATGGCTTAAAGAAAGGGTATGAGGCGAGCCAAATCTATAAAGGTCTTGTAGGTCTTTTGAGAAAGATGCTACTTACTAAGCTTTATCACGGAAAACCGGACTTTATCTACGTTTCTGATGATGAGTTTCAAAGGATCCAAAGTGTTATTTCCAAAATCGAATATTACGAAATCCAAAATATGCTTAACTACCTTTTGGTCAACGAGGATCTCTTAAAAGGAAGTTTTCCAAAGATAGCCCTTGAGGTCCTTTACATAAACCTTTATAATCTGGGCAAGCTAAGAACGATTCAAAAGCTCCTTTCACCACAGGAAAAGGCATCAACCCTAGGAAAACAAAATGAGGAACGAAGGACATCTTACGACAGAGTTACAAAAGAAGATTTCATAGGATGGGTCAAAGAGAAGGATGCACTACTTGGAAAGGTTTTAGATTTACAGGATGTCGAGATAGAGGAGGGGAAAATAACGATCTTTTTCGATGAGGCTTTAAAGATTTTCGCCGAGGATTCGTCTTTCGTTCCGGGACTTGTGGCTACCTACAAAGAAAAGACTGGAAAAGACGTAGAGATTGTGCTTATCGAAAAGAAAGAATTGAAAAAAAACATTTTAGATGAGTATATAAGGGAGGCTGAAAGGATATTTAATCTTGAGGAGGAGCCATGA
- a CDS encoding twin-arginine translocase TatA/TatE family subunit — MFGLGLPELIVILVIVLLIFGAGKLPEIGSAIGKSIKNFKRATKGLDEIDITPPKDEKEKEKEQLKSS, encoded by the coding sequence ATGTTCGGACTTGGCCTTCCAGAACTCATAGTTATCCTTGTTATTGTGCTTTTGATCTTTGGGGCGGGGAAACTTCCCGAAATAGGTTCTGCAATCGGCAAAAGTATTAAGAACTTCAAAAGGGCCACGAAGGGATTGGACGAAATAGACATCACCCCACCCAAGGATGAAAAGGAAAAAGAGAAGGAACAGCTAAAATCGTCATAG
- a CDS encoding YbaB/EbfC family nucleoid-associated protein has translation MNKALSEILKQAKKIQEQFQKLQEEVAEKKVEAQSGGGMVTCVVNGKQEVVSIKISDEVWQEGDKELIEDLIVAAINEGLNKSREMVKEKIANLAGLGGLNLPFYPF, from the coding sequence ATGAATAAGGCTTTAAGCGAAATCCTAAAGCAGGCAAAAAAGATCCAGGAGCAGTTCCAAAAGCTCCAAGAAGAGGTGGCGGAAAAGAAAGTGGAAGCTCAGTCTGGTGGAGGAATGGTCACATGTGTCGTCAATGGAAAGCAGGAGGTTGTTTCGATCAAAATCTCGGATGAGGTATGGCAGGAGGGTGACAAAGAGCTTATAGAGGACCTTATCGTTGCAGCGATTAACGAGGGTCTTAACAAATCAAGGGAGATGGTTAAAGAAAAGATCGCTAATTTAGCAGGGCTTGGGGGGCTTAATCTTCCATTTTATCCATTCTGA
- a CDS encoding xanthine dehydrogenase family protein molybdopterin-binding subunit has product MNFNFVGQKIPKKDAPFKVTGQAIYIDDVELPGMLHGKILYSKYPHARILNIDTSKAERLPGVKAVITAKDFPPGFRIGFMRDNPPLKGNKVLSTRDEIAAVCATDPDVAEEALSLIDVEYEVLNPVFDPFYAIREDAPILHEEFGSNVLNLPWKLVCGDVERAKMESAYVVEDTFTTQWVTHCCLATSGCVAYFDVNNNLTMYSNTQIPSLAQNQFLEALLAFGLKNKRVRIIQVTIGGGFGSKLDTYPYEYIAILLALKTRKPVKIVFSRDEEFFATSPRQCTVTRISQGCTKEGRLTFREVEMILDNGAYTSWGATTPSVMMMPISSLYKVPNVKYTAKCVYTNNTYCQAMRGYGNPQATFAIESSLDHLAEVANIDPLDIRRINANEPGEITPQGFKVTTCGLRECIEEVAKRLNWHERRKKGKNRRGVGMASLIHVGGGARVYKSDGCGTIIKMDDFGKVDVFTGASDIGQGADTVIAQIVAEELGVSVEDVNVIHNDTDVCPWDVGVHASRTTFVAGNSALYAARKIKLKLVEIISNLLEIPPEDVEIKNGVGFSKTDPKKSIPLAKALRRAHFTTGGSILMAEHFYDPENENYDKEFRGNLSSAYSYGTHGVEVEVDTETGKVKILKYVAAHDVGRAINPLLLEGQIYGAVLQGIGFALSERLIYENGYLMNGNFLDYKILTARDVVPIETVIVETDEKKGPFGAKGIGEPGLVPTAPAIANAIYDAIGVRIRDLPITPEKILKALKEKEDRGER; this is encoded by the coding sequence ATGAATTTTAACTTTGTGGGCCAAAAAATACCAAAAAAAGATGCGCCATTTAAAGTCACTGGTCAGGCGATTTACATAGACGATGTCGAACTTCCAGGCATGCTTCATGGAAAGATCCTTTACAGCAAGTACCCCCATGCCAGGATCCTGAACATAGATACTTCGAAGGCTGAAAGGCTTCCTGGCGTGAAAGCGGTGATTACGGCAAAAGACTTTCCACCTGGTTTCAGGATAGGTTTTATGAGGGACAACCCCCCTCTTAAAGGTAACAAAGTTCTATCGACGAGGGATGAGATCGCGGCGGTATGTGCCACTGATCCAGATGTGGCAGAAGAGGCTTTAAGCCTTATAGATGTGGAATACGAGGTTCTAAATCCTGTATTTGATCCCTTTTACGCTATAAGGGAGGATGCGCCAATCCTCCATGAGGAGTTTGGTTCTAATGTGCTTAATCTTCCTTGGAAGCTCGTCTGCGGAGATGTGGAAAGAGCAAAGATGGAGTCAGCGTACGTTGTGGAGGATACTTTTACTACTCAGTGGGTGACCCACTGCTGTCTGGCCACAAGTGGTTGTGTTGCCTATTTTGATGTTAATAACAATTTAACGATGTACAGTAATACTCAGATACCTTCTTTGGCCCAGAACCAGTTCCTTGAAGCCCTTTTAGCATTTGGACTCAAAAACAAAAGGGTGAGAATCATCCAGGTAACCATAGGTGGCGGGTTTGGAAGTAAGCTCGATACTTACCCATATGAGTATATAGCTATCCTTCTCGCCCTAAAGACTAGAAAACCTGTAAAGATAGTATTTTCGAGAGATGAAGAGTTTTTTGCAACCTCACCCAGGCAATGTACTGTAACTAGGATATCTCAAGGATGTACTAAGGAAGGTAGACTTACTTTCAGGGAAGTGGAGATGATCCTCGACAACGGAGCTTACACTTCTTGGGGAGCAACAACCCCATCGGTTATGATGATGCCTATCTCTTCTCTCTATAAAGTTCCTAACGTGAAGTACACGGCAAAGTGCGTCTACACGAATAACACTTACTGTCAGGCAATGAGAGGTTACGGAAATCCACAAGCCACTTTTGCTATCGAGTCTTCTTTAGACCATCTGGCAGAAGTGGCGAATATAGACCCGCTCGACATAAGAAGGATAAATGCCAACGAACCGGGAGAGATAACCCCACAAGGTTTTAAAGTCACAACATGCGGACTAAGGGAATGTATAGAAGAGGTGGCAAAGAGGCTGAACTGGCACGAAAGAAGGAAGAAAGGTAAAAATAGAAGAGGAGTCGGGATGGCTTCACTTATTCACGTGGGAGGCGGAGCAAGAGTTTACAAGTCTGACGGTTGTGGAACCATAATCAAAATGGACGATTTCGGAAAGGTCGACGTTTTCACAGGGGCAAGTGACATTGGTCAAGGTGCGGATACGGTTATCGCCCAGATTGTGGCTGAAGAACTTGGGGTTTCTGTGGAAGATGTGAACGTTATCCACAATGATACAGATGTGTGTCCGTGGGATGTGGGCGTGCATGCGAGTAGAACCACCTTTGTTGCTGGAAATTCAGCCCTTTACGCAGCACGAAAGATAAAGTTAAAGCTAGTGGAGATTATATCGAATCTCTTAGAGATTCCACCGGAGGATGTCGAAATAAAAAACGGCGTAGGTTTTTCAAAAACAGATCCCAAAAAAAGTATTCCACTGGCCAAAGCACTAAGGAGGGCGCATTTTACGACTGGGGGTTCAATTCTTATGGCCGAACACTTCTACGATCCTGAAAATGAAAACTACGATAAAGAGTTCAGAGGGAACCTCTCTTCAGCCTATTCTTACGGGACTCATGGTGTCGAAGTGGAAGTGGATACAGAAACTGGTAAGGTTAAAATTTTAAAGTACGTAGCTGCCCATGACGTTGGGCGTGCGATAAATCCACTTTTGCTTGAAGGGCAGATATATGGGGCCGTCCTTCAGGGTATAGGTTTTGCCCTATCCGAGAGACTAATCTATGAGAACGGATACCTCATGAACGGAAATTTTCTCGACTATAAGATACTCACAGCCAGAGACGTAGTCCCCATAGAGACTGTAATAGTTGAAACCGATGAGAAAAAAGGTCCTTTTGGTGCAAAAGGGATCGGAGAACCAGGGCTTGTCCCAACGGCACCGGCAATAGCCAATGCCATATACGACGCAATAGGCGTAAGGATAAGAGACCTTCCTATAACTCCGGAAAAGATCTTAAAGGCCCTAAAGGAGAAAGAAGATAGAGGGGAACGTTAG